One genomic window of Paenisporosarcina antarctica includes the following:
- a CDS encoding YwaF family protein translates to MIEKDGPSFVMFSTAHLGAVVVLCIIIFLLFIVRKKWSSIQPKNKRLNERLFALTLLIIDTIYYVWLFQTERWNLSNSLPLELCSISLAMTIVLLWTGNKHVYDFVFYAGIGGALQAIATPVLDLSFPHFRYFHFFYTHIGIISTALYFTWVKGYRPTFKGIIKTMVALNVLLPIVFAINVVLQGNYMFLRTKPTQGSLLDLLGPYPWYIVSLEIVTFIIFVCLWLLFKKKVPFETR, encoded by the coding sequence ATGATAGAAAAAGACGGACCTTCTTTTGTTATGTTTTCAACAGCACATTTGGGCGCAGTAGTAGTGTTATGCATAATCATTTTTCTGCTGTTCATAGTAAGAAAGAAATGGTCGTCTATTCAACCCAAGAACAAACGGTTAAACGAACGTCTTTTTGCGTTGACGTTATTAATCATAGATACTATTTATTATGTGTGGCTCTTTCAAACAGAAAGGTGGAACTTAAGTAACTCGTTGCCGCTTGAATTATGTAGTATTAGTTTGGCTATGACGATTGTGCTTCTTTGGACTGGCAATAAACATGTCTATGATTTCGTCTTTTATGCAGGAATTGGTGGAGCTCTTCAAGCTATAGCGACACCTGTTTTAGATCTCAGTTTTCCTCACTTCAGATACTTCCACTTTTTTTATACACATATTGGAATAATTTCCACGGCTCTTTATTTTACTTGGGTGAAGGGATACCGCCCTACCTTTAAAGGAATCATTAAAACAATGGTTGCATTAAACGTATTGCTTCCCATTGTATTTGCTATAAATGTTGTTCTTCAAGGAAACTATATGTTTTTACGAACTAAGCCCACACAAGGAAGCCTACTTGATTTGCTAGGCCCTTATCCGTGGTACATAGTGTCACTAGAAATCGTGACATTTATTATTTTCGTATGTTTGTGGTTACTATTTAAAAAGAAAGTACCGTTTGAAACGAGGTAA
- a CDS encoding DUF4349 domain-containing protein, whose product MMRKIIFVLLISSLFILLAACSAGDSESSYDSTEDKAVAPSSNEAVGDSDESAEEESEVVSEERDEVEQKSPEATTERMIIHKAIMSVNVKELKKAQSNIEKKVTQYEGYIVESSVYKENDDTSSGKMIVRIPEKHFQAFLLDAEGEAADVIERNVTGQDVTEQFVDLQSRVKSKRAVEERLLEFMSNAQKTEDLLKISADLAKVQEEIEVMVGNMKFLENQTSFSTIELTMYENRVVVPAIDSKELNTWEKTKKQLATSTNSILAAGSALIVFFIGNLPVLLILGVIGAILFMFIKRRFRPDQK is encoded by the coding sequence ATGATGAGAAAGATCATTTTTGTTTTACTAATTTCGAGTTTATTTATACTCCTGGCAGCATGTAGTGCAGGTGATTCCGAATCTTCATATGACTCTACAGAAGACAAAGCTGTTGCACCTAGTTCGAATGAAGCAGTAGGAGACTCTGATGAATCAGCAGAAGAAGAAAGTGAAGTAGTGAGTGAAGAGCGAGATGAGGTGGAACAGAAATCTCCGGAAGCAACAACGGAAAGAATGATTATTCACAAAGCGATCATGAGTGTAAACGTAAAAGAGTTAAAAAAAGCACAGAGTAATATTGAAAAAAAGGTCACGCAATATGAAGGTTATATTGTTGAATCAAGTGTCTATAAAGAAAATGATGATACCAGCAGTGGGAAAATGATCGTTCGGATTCCTGAGAAACATTTTCAAGCATTCCTTTTAGATGCTGAAGGGGAAGCAGCTGATGTAATAGAACGCAATGTGACTGGTCAGGATGTCACGGAACAATTTGTGGATTTGCAATCACGCGTGAAATCCAAACGAGCAGTAGAGGAACGCTTGCTTGAGTTTATGAGCAATGCACAAAAAACAGAGGATTTGTTGAAAATCTCTGCAGATTTAGCAAAGGTTCAAGAAGAAATTGAAGTCATGGTAGGCAATATGAAATTTCTTGAAAATCAAACGTCTTTCTCGACGATTGAACTAACGATGTATGAAAACCGAGTGGTTGTTCCAGCGATAGATAGCAAAGAGTTAAATACATGGGAAAAAACAAAAAAACAACTGGCTACAAGCACAAACTCGATATTAGCAGCTGGCTCCGCATTAATCGTATTTTTCATTGGGAATTTACCAGTACTATTGATTTTGGGGGTTATTGGAGCCATTTTATTTATGTTTATTAAAAGAAGGTTTCGCCCTGATCAAAAATAA
- a CDS encoding DNA alkylation repair protein, with protein MNTTLEKVMSQLEELGSENSRASYEKLGAGTKQFGVGAVKTRAIAKKIKKDHPLALELWQTGNSDAQFLAALIMNPSELSKHQIEQLVDEISYSKLLDEVVGKVVMNTPYAKDFANEWMNASEVFKARAGWHIHMMYAVRVNLSNEEINSLLHTIESEMKDAPPYKQETMNKCLVEIALHHDSYTARCLEIGERLGQLSDKKVHKGCTSPYAPEWIAAVLAKRL; from the coding sequence ATGAACACGACACTAGAGAAAGTTATGTCTCAACTCGAGGAACTCGGATCAGAGAATAGTAGAGCTAGTTACGAAAAGCTTGGAGCTGGCACGAAGCAATTTGGCGTCGGCGCTGTCAAAACAAGAGCGATTGCGAAGAAAATCAAAAAAGATCATCCACTAGCGTTGGAACTTTGGCAAACTGGAAATAGCGATGCACAGTTTTTAGCAGCGCTCATTATGAACCCAAGTGAGCTATCAAAACATCAAATTGAACAATTGGTGGATGAGATTTCCTACAGTAAACTACTAGATGAAGTTGTCGGCAAAGTCGTTATGAATACCCCCTACGCCAAAGACTTTGCAAACGAATGGATGAACGCATCCGAAGTATTCAAAGCACGTGCAGGTTGGCATATTCACATGATGTATGCGGTAAGAGTGAACCTATCCAATGAGGAAATTAATTCACTACTTCATACCATCGAATCCGAAATGAAAGATGCACCACCATATAAACAAGAGACGATGAACAAATGCCTCGTTGAGATTGCTCTGCATCACGATTCATATACAGCTCGTTGCCTAGAAATTGGTGAAAGACTTGGTCAGTTAAGTGATAAAAAGGTCCATAAAGGGTGTACGTCTCCATATGCACCTGAATGGATTGCTGCTGTTTTAGCGAAGAGGTTATAG
- a CDS encoding RDD family protein: protein MTNPAGFWVRLLASIMDSLVISVPLGIIFYLLTGNWEDESFSSLLNILYSIIVPILWYGYTVGKRIMKIRIVKVDGSKLGIGAMLMRVVVAALIYIVTLGIAAIVSAFMVGLREDKRAIHDLIAGTYVTYNAPGDEEDFVVNE, encoded by the coding sequence ATGACAAATCCAGCAGGTTTTTGGGTACGACTTTTAGCCAGTATAATGGACTCCTTGGTTATTAGTGTACCGCTCGGCATTATTTTTTACCTCTTGACGGGCAATTGGGAAGATGAAAGTTTTTCATCTCTTCTAAACATACTATATTCAATCATAGTACCTATCCTTTGGTACGGTTATACCGTGGGTAAACGAATAATGAAAATTCGGATTGTTAAAGTCGATGGCAGTAAACTAGGTATTGGAGCTATGTTAATGCGTGTTGTCGTCGCAGCGTTGATTTATATCGTTACTCTTGGAATCGCAGCGATTGTCAGTGCATTTATGGTAGGCCTAAGAGAAGATAAACGCGCTATACATGATCTCATCGCAGGAACATACGTTACATATAACGCTCCTGGTGATGAGGAAGACTTTGTTGTAAATGAATAG